A section of the Phycodurus eques isolate BA_2022a chromosome 4, UOR_Pequ_1.1, whole genome shotgun sequence genome encodes:
- the rbm48 gene encoding RNA-binding protein 48: MAAAAGSSCWKAPEVYKHHEQRKVCISRPKYREGRKARAVKVYTVNLESCYVMVQGVPAIGVMTELIQLCALYGVVQEYRPLDEYPAEEFTEVYLVKFQKLTSARAAKRHMDEKSFYGGVLHVCYVPEYETVEDTRMKLQDRKRYVMRMAQNRAREREQEEAANQEPASSEEPAAAVIPTHDSEGERWNVNSAFPLLPLPPQEHHYSAHKSPHRTVPTEDKMGTLHNAVVDAKGAAASNSSHCQKHTHKSRGARVTLTSNQPSAVTFVPRTTHLESRKRKIEELVSHSPAEVSGKDEPLIGPKLEAAPKVDMEDDSLNATVNLIRNTMKRVESVLDLKPVEKKIKPRRRI; the protein is encoded by the exons atggcggcggcggcgggtaGTAGCTGCTGGAAGGCTCCGGAGGTTTACAAACACCACGAACAGCGGAAAGTGTGCATATCTCGACCTAAATATCGAGAGGGGAGGAAAGCCAGGGCCGTTAAG GTGTACACCGTCAATTTGGAGTCTTGTTATGTGATGGTACAAGGGGTCCCCGCCATCGGAGTTATGACAGAGCTCATCCAGCTGTGTGCTTTGTATGGAGTCGTACAAGAATACAGGCCCTTGGACGAGTACCCCGCCGAAGAGTTCACCGAGGTCTACCTTGTCAAGTTCCAGAAGCTCACTAGTGCCAG aGCTGCCAAACGACACATGGATGAGAAGAGTTTCTATGGCGGCGTGCTGCATGTTTGCTACGTCCCTGAATATGAGACGGTAGAGGACACCAGGATGAAGCTTCAGGACCGGAAGAGATACGTAATGAGAATGGCGCAGAACAGAG cCCGAGAGAGGGAGCAGGAAGAGGCGGCGAACCAAGAGCCCGCATCATCAGAAGAACCCGCAGCAGCCGTCATCCCCACTCATGACAGCGAAGGAGAGCGTTGGAACGTGAATTCAGCCTTTCCTTTGCTGCCACTACCTCCTCAGGAACATCACTACTCCGCACACAAAAGCCCCCACAGGACTGTACCAAcagaggacaaaatggggacgTTGCACAATGCTGTTGTCGACGCGAAAGGGGCGGCGGCATCAAACTCAAGCCACTGCCAAAAGCACACACATAAATCTCGAGGTGCACGGGTTACACTGACCTCGAATCAGCCCTCCGCGGTCACGTTTGTACCGAGGACAACACATTTGGAGAGCAGAAAACGCAAGATTGAAGAGCTCGTCTCACACTCGCCGGCTGAGGTCAGCGGAAAAGATGAGCCACTCATTGGACCGAAACTAGAGGCCGCTCCTAAAGTGGACATGGAGGACGACTCCCTGAACGCAACTGTCAACCTGATCAGGAACACAATGAAACGG gtggAATCTGTTCTCGACCTCAAACCAGTGGAAAAGAAGATTAAACCACGTCGGCGCATTTAA
- the clxn gene encoding calaxin, translating into MLPARRSRMSKRMVQNLAESICKQVAHFNKREVECLIGEFRFLLDEPASPARSVGGLDRWKLRSFLHNTLGLTNDTIMDAVFRTFDKDNDGFVSLKEWIEGLAVVLRGTLDERITYCFHVYDLNADKYITREEMLQMLRYSLRLPGEEDPYDGIKDLVEITLKRMDRDHDDRLSLDDFEKSVKEVNHMIEAFGTCLPNTTRIETFEQRVFQSQVH; encoded by the exons ATGTTGCCTGCAAGAAGGTCCAGAATGTCCAAAAGGATGGTACAAAACCTCGCGGAAAGCATTTGCAAGCAAGTGGCCCACT TCAATAAAAGAGAGGTGGAGTGCCTCATCGGAGAGTTCCGTTTTTTATTGGACGAGCCGGCCAGTCCTGCGAGGTCAGTGGGCGGCTTGGACAGATGGAAGCTGAGAAGCTTTCTGCACAACACCCTTGGACTCACCAACGACACCATCATGGATGCAG TGTTCCGGACATTTGACAAAGACAATGACGGGTTTGTAAGCTTGAAAGAGTGGATTGAGGGACTCGCGGTTGTTCTTCGTGGCACCTTGGACGAAAGAATAACGT ACTGCTTCCACGTGTACGACTTGAACGCTGACAAGTACATCACCAGGGAGGAGATGTTACAAATGCTGAGGTACAGCCTCAGGCTGCCTGGAGAGGAGGACCCTTACGACGGGATCAAAGATCTGGTGGAGATCACACTCAAGAGGATG GACCGCGACCACGATGACAGGTTGTCTTTGGACGACTTTGAGAAGTCAGTGAAAGAGGTGAATCACATGATTGAAGCTTTTGGAACTTGCCTCCCCAACACCACT AGGATTGAGACTTTTGAGCAGCGTGTATTTCAGAGTCAAGTACACTGA
- the LOC133401735 gene encoding LOW QUALITY PROTEIN: cationic trypsin-3-like (The sequence of the model RefSeq protein was modified relative to this genomic sequence to represent the inferred CDS: deleted 1 base in 1 codon) — protein sequence MKLLVLLALFGTAAALKENDRIVGGYECPRNSVPYQVSLFTGYNFCGGALLSPEWVLSAAHCRPKSNVEVRLGEHDLWEPEGPEQHIMSAEFIRHPDYNPRTQDSDIMLIKLSRPATLPFKCSTDGTVCHVSGWGSIRPSDEGSRYPHMLQCLDVPVLSDDACFNAYHFQITDNMFCAGYLEGGKDSCQGDSGGPMTCDGSLHGVVSWGKGCALRNKPGVYTKVCNYVTWIKMTMMID from the exons ATGAAGCTTTTGGTTCTCCTCGCTCTCTTTGGAA CTGCAGCTGCACTGAAGGAGAATGACAGGATAGTCGGCGGGTACGAGTGTCCCAGAAACTCAGTGCCCTACCAAGTGTCTCTCTTTACTGGATACAACTTCTGCGGAGGGGCACTCCTGTCACCAGAGTGGGTGCTCTCTGCTGCCCACTGCAGGCCAAA ATCCAATGTAGAGGTGCGGCTTGGGGAACATGACCTCTGGGAGCCCGAGGGCCCTGAGCAGCACATCATGTCTGCCGAGTTCATTCGCCATCCCGACTACAACCCCCGCACACAGGACAGCGACATCATGCTCATCAAGCTGAGTCGTCCTGCGACGCTCCCTTTTAAATGTTCCACTGATGGGACCGTGTGCCATGTCTCTGGTTGGGGGAGCATCCGCCCCAGTGATGAAGGCT CGAGGTACCCTCATATGCTGCAGTGCCTGGATGTCCCTGTCCTGAGTGATGATGCATGCTTTAATGCATATCATTTCCAAATCACTGACAACATGTTCTGCGCCGGTTACCTGGAGGGAGGCAAAGACTCCTGTCAG GGTGACTCCGGGGGTCCAATGACATGTGATGGGAGT CTCCACGGTGTCGTGTCGTGGGGGAAAGGCTGCGCACTGAGAAACAAGCCTGGTGTGTACACTAAAGTTTGCAATTACGTCACATGGATCAAGATGACAATGATGATAGACTAA
- the LOC133401731 gene encoding chemerin-like receptor 1 isoform X1, whose translation MMDIMGVTPYYDINTSDSSITNGTFYDDEDEYDYKDDHAELRQSLNIMSLIVYCLAFVLGVLGNGVVIWVTGFKMKKTVNTVWFLNLAVADFLFTAFLPLSVTYTAMDFHWPFGKFMCKLNSTMSFLNMFASVYILMVISIDRCVSVVWPVWAQNYRSVQKASCVSLGVWVLALILSTPYFIFRDTGPSYNNEEIINCFNNFAFSDDYVTLRVTQLRYFRHQAMTMTRFFLGFVVPFTVIVSCYAVIIHRLRRNRTLASQSSRPFKIIAAVITTFFLCWAPYHILALIELVNHMADYESEILDDVITIGVPIATSLAYLNSCLNPLLYVFMGQDFKDKVRKSILKVLETAFQEEISRSYTYTNSMVTTRSKDRSLSEAEV comes from the coding sequence ATGATGGACATAATGGGCGTGACGCCTTACTACGACATAAACACTTCGGACTCCAGCATCACAAATGGCACTTTTTACGATGACGAGGACGAGTATGATTACAAGGACGACCACGCCGAGCTGAGGCAGTCCCTCAACATCATGTCTCTCATCGTCTACTGCCTGGCTTTCGTCCTGGGCGTGCTAGGCAACGGCGTAGTGATCTGGGTCACTGGATTCAAGATGAAGAAAACAGTCAACACCGTTTGGTTCCTCAACCTCGCTGTGGCCGACTTCCTCTTCACGGCATTCCTTCCTTTGAGCGTGACTTACACCGCCATGGATTTCCACTGGCCCTTCGGGAAGTTCATGTGCAAGCTGAACAGCACCATGAGCTTCCTCAACATGTTCGCCAGTGTCTACATCCTGATGGTGATCAGCATTGACCGATGTGTGTCTGTGGTGTGGCCCGTTTGGGCTCAGAACTACCGCAGTGTGCAGAAGGCATCCTGTGTGAGTCTGGGTGTTTGGGTCCTGGCTCTGATTCTGAGCACCCCGTACTTCATCTTCAGGGACACTGGGCCGTCATACAACAATGAAGAAATCATCAACTGCTTCAATAACTTCGCCTTCTCTGatgattatgtcacactacgtGTGACCCAGCTGCGATACTTCCGCCATCAGGCCATGACCATGACTCGTTTCTTTCTGGGATTTGTCGTCCCCTTTACTGTTATTGTGTCCTGTTACGCTGTGATAATCCACCGCCTCCGCAGGAACCGTACCCTGGCCAGCCAATCAAGTCGTCCCTTCAAAATCATTGCCGCTGTCatcaccactttttttttgtgctgggCTCCCTATCACATTCTGGCCCTGATTGAGTTGGTCAATCACATGGCTGATTATGAGAGTGAAATATTGGACGATGTCATCACTATCGGGGTCCCCATAGCCACCAGTCTAGCCTATCTCAACAGCTGCCTCAATCCGCTGCTCTATGTGTTCATGGGACAAGATTTCAAGGATAAAGTTCGCAAGTCCATCCTGAAAGTACTGGAGACTGCTTTCCAGGAAGAGATTTCCCGCTCGTACACCTATACAAACTCAATGGTCACCACTCGAAGCAAAGACAGGTCCCTTTCTGAAGCTGAGGTATAA
- the LOC133401731 gene encoding chemerin-like receptor 1 isoform X2: MMDIMGVTPYYDINTSDSSITNGTFYDDEDEYDYKDDHAELRQSLNIMSLIVYCLAFVLGVLGNGVVIWVTGFKMKKTVNTVWFLNLAVADFLFTAFLPLSVTYTAMDFHWPFGKFMCKLNSTMSFLNMFASVYILMVISIDRCVSVVWPVWAQNYRSVQKASCVSLGVWVLALILSTPYFIFRDTGPSYNNEEIINCFNNFAFSDDYVTLRVTQLRYFRHQAMTMTRFFLGFVVPFTVIVSCYAVIIHRLRRNRTLASQSSRPFKIIAAVITTFFLCWAPYHILALIELVNHMADYESEILDDVITIGVPIATSLAYLNSCLNPLLYVFMGQDFKDKVRKSILKVLETAFQEEISRSYTYTNSMVTTRSKDRSLSEAE, encoded by the coding sequence ATGATGGACATAATGGGCGTGACGCCTTACTACGACATAAACACTTCGGACTCCAGCATCACAAATGGCACTTTTTACGATGACGAGGACGAGTATGATTACAAGGACGACCACGCCGAGCTGAGGCAGTCCCTCAACATCATGTCTCTCATCGTCTACTGCCTGGCTTTCGTCCTGGGCGTGCTAGGCAACGGCGTAGTGATCTGGGTCACTGGATTCAAGATGAAGAAAACAGTCAACACCGTTTGGTTCCTCAACCTCGCTGTGGCCGACTTCCTCTTCACGGCATTCCTTCCTTTGAGCGTGACTTACACCGCCATGGATTTCCACTGGCCCTTCGGGAAGTTCATGTGCAAGCTGAACAGCACCATGAGCTTCCTCAACATGTTCGCCAGTGTCTACATCCTGATGGTGATCAGCATTGACCGATGTGTGTCTGTGGTGTGGCCCGTTTGGGCTCAGAACTACCGCAGTGTGCAGAAGGCATCCTGTGTGAGTCTGGGTGTTTGGGTCCTGGCTCTGATTCTGAGCACCCCGTACTTCATCTTCAGGGACACTGGGCCGTCATACAACAATGAAGAAATCATCAACTGCTTCAATAACTTCGCCTTCTCTGatgattatgtcacactacgtGTGACCCAGCTGCGATACTTCCGCCATCAGGCCATGACCATGACTCGTTTCTTTCTGGGATTTGTCGTCCCCTTTACTGTTATTGTGTCCTGTTACGCTGTGATAATCCACCGCCTCCGCAGGAACCGTACCCTGGCCAGCCAATCAAGTCGTCCCTTCAAAATCATTGCCGCTGTCatcaccactttttttttgtgctgggCTCCCTATCACATTCTGGCCCTGATTGAGTTGGTCAATCACATGGCTGATTATGAGAGTGAAATATTGGACGATGTCATCACTATCGGGGTCCCCATAGCCACCAGTCTAGCCTATCTCAACAGCTGCCTCAATCCGCTGCTCTATGTGTTCATGGGACAAGATTTCAAGGATAAAGTTCGCAAGTCCATCCTGAAAGTACTGGAGACTGCTTTCCAGGAAGAGATTTCCCGCTCGTACACCTATACAAACTCAATGGTCACCACTCGAAGCAAAGACAGGTCCCTTTCTGAAGCTGAG